In Candidatus Binataceae bacterium, the following proteins share a genomic window:
- a CDS encoding HPr family phosphocarrier protein produces the protein MEVKNRLGLHLRAASTLAQTVAKFKSQVVIVKGKNEVSAKSITGLMMLGAAQGAKLKLRVEGEDAADAMKAIKKLFDDKFGED, from the coding sequence GTGGAGGTTAAAAATCGTCTGGGGCTTCATTTGCGCGCAGCCAGCACGCTGGCCCAGACCGTCGCGAAGTTCAAATCCCAAGTCGTGATCGTCAAGGGCAAGAACGAGGTCAGTGCCAAGAGCATCACGGGCCTGATGATGCTCGGCGCGGCCCAGGGCGCCAAGCTCAAGCTTCGCGTCGAGGGCGAGGACGCGGCCGATGCGATGAAGGCGATAAAGAAGCTCTTCGACGACAAATTCGGCGAGGATTGA